In the Sarcophilus harrisii chromosome 3, mSarHar1.11, whole genome shotgun sequence genome, one interval contains:
- the GPR3 gene encoding G-protein coupled receptor 3 — protein sequence MQGVGGPLDWLASGNESGGESPRDPSPASPLPLPTAWDVALCISGTLVFCENAVVVAIIVGTPAFRAPMFLLIGSLASADLLAGLGLILHFASKYCIGSPVLSLVLVGVLVTAFTASIYSLLAITVDRYLSLYNALTYYSETTVTRTYAMLVLVWGGALGLGLLPVLAWNCLGDPASCGVVSPLTKNHLVVLAVVFFMVFGVMLQLYAQICRIVCRHAQQIALQRHLLPASHYVATRKGIATLAVVLGAFAACWLPFAVYCLLGDSHSPLLYTYLTLLPATSNSLFNPIIYAFRNHDIQKVLWAVCCCCSSSKSPFRSRSPSDV from the coding sequence ATGCAGGGGGTAGGAGGCCCCCTGGACTGGCTGGCGTCCGGGAATGAGAGTGGGGGGGAGTCCCCCCGGGACCCCAGCCCAGCCTCCCCTCTGCCCCTGCCCACAGCTTGGGATGTGGCGCTGTGTATCTCGGGGACCCTGGTGTTCTGTGAGAACGCGGTGGTCGTGGCCATCATCGTGGGCACGCCGGCCTTCCGGGCTCCCATGTTCCTGCTCATTGGCAGCCTGGCCTCTGCAGACCTGTTGGCCGGCCTCGGGCTCATCCTGCACTTTGCCTCCAAGTATTGCATTGGCTCCCCCGTCCTGAGCCTGGTCCTGGTGGGGGTTCTGGTCACCGCCTTCACCGCCAGCATCTACAGCCTGTTGGCCATCACCGTGGACCGCTACCTGTCCCTCTACAACGCGCTCACCTACTACTCGGAGACCACGGTGACCAGAACCTATGCCATGCTGGTGCTGGTGTGGGGGGGCGCCCTGGGCCTGGGCCTCCTCCCCGTGCTGGCCTGGAACTGCCTGGGCGACCCGGCCTCCTGCGGTGTCGTCAGCCCCCTGACCAAGAACCACCTGGTGGTCCTGGCTGTGGTCTTCTTCATGGTGTTCGGCGTGATGTTGCAGCTCTACGCCCAGATCTGCCGGATCGTCTGCCGCCATGCCCAGCAGATCGCCCTCCAGCGGCACCTGCTACCCGCCTCCCACTACGTGGCCACCCGCAAAGGCATCGCCACCCTGGCCGTGGTGCTGGGGGCCTTCGCCGCCTGCTGGCTCCCCTTTGCCGTCTACTGCCTGTTGGGTGACTCCCACTCTCCCCTGCTCTACACCTATCTCACCTTGCTCCCGGCCACCTCCAACTCTCTCTTCAACCCCATCATCTATGCCTTCCGAAATCACGACATCCAGAAAGTCTTGTGGGCtgtctgctgctgctgctcctcctccAAGTCCCCCTTCCGCTCCCGCTCCCCCAGTGACGTCTAG